Below is a window of Vallicoccus soli DNA.
GCCGCGATGGTGCGCGGCGACGGCGACTCCTTGTCGGTGTAGTACACGTAGTTGAGGAACTGCGGCTTGCGCAGGTCGGCCGACAAGGTGCGGGTGGGCCCGTAGCTGCCCTCGCCGCGCACGACCCGGCCCATCGCCCGGATGCGGATGAGGCCGGTGACCTGGGTCGGCAGGGTGACGAAGCCGTACGCGAACTGCCGGTCGGTCTCCCCCGCCGCGGACGGCACCGTCTGCCACGTCGGGTTCGACCAGTCGGTGGTGAGGTCGGACTGGTCGGGACCGCCCGGGCACGGCGCCGACCAGTAGCCGTCGCAGTCGTTGAGCCGCGAGCGCAGGTCGTCCATGCCCGTCTGCGCGGCCGCGAGCGCCGCGTGCCAGTCCTGCCCGCGCCGCGACCCGTGCACGGCGTTCGCGGCGTAGGCGACCGACGCCAGCACGAAGAGCGTCAGCAGCGCCATCGTGACGATGACGGACAGCAGCGCGAAGCCCTCGTCGTCGCGGGCGCTGCGGCGGGCGGTCCTCACTCCGGGGCCCCTCACGTCGTCAGGTTCTCGTTGAGCAGGGTCACGCGGTCGACCCCCGTGCTCGTCGCACGACGGGGGCTCGACGGGTCGCTGCCGCCGAGGCTGTCGGTGCGGACGGTCACCCAGACCTCCACCGCGGTGATCCGCGACAGGTTGGCGGCGGCGACGGAGCCGTCCGCCGCCACCGGCACCGTGCTCGTGCTCGTGTCCACGGCGAGCCGGGTCGCCGGGCAGGGGGCGGTGGGCGCGTCGCTGCGGCGCTGGTAGACGAACAGGGGGCAGCCGGCGGTCGGGGCCACGACCGAGCGCGCGAGCACGCGGGTCGTGCCGGCCCCGCTCCACGTCGCCGCGGTGAGCGTCGAGCCGGGGTCCGGCGGGACGACCGTCTGGCGGACCTCGCCGAGGCCGCTGCCGGTCGGGGCGAACCAGAAGCGGACGCGGCTCGGCGGCACGTCGGCGCCGATGGCGCCCGTGCGGTTGCCGAGGGCCGCGTAGAAGGTGACGTCGGTCGGGCCGGCCGCCACGAAGGCGTCCACGCCCGGGGCGGTCGAGGGGTCCGCGGCGGTGCGCAGGGCCTGCGTCATCGCCTCGAGCACGGTCCGGACGGCCTGCCCGTTCGCGGTGCGCGAGTCCGAGAGCTGGGTCGTGCGCATCCCCTGCAGCAGGGTCGTCACGAGCGCCGCGCCGAGCAGCGCGGTGAGGACCGTGGCGACGAGGAGCTCGACGAGGCTGGTGCCCTCGTCGCGCCGCAGCGCCCGGCGCAGCCGGGTCACGGCGTCACCGCCAGCGTCGTGGGCGAGACCTGTCCCGCGGTCACGGTGACCTGCCGGGCGCCGGCCGTGGAGGCCGTCGGGTCCGCGGCGATGCGCCAGGTGCCGGCGGGCAGCGCCACGTTGGTGGCGGAGGCCGACGTCGGGTCCGGGAACCGCAGGGGCGCGGTGCAGGTGGAGCCGACGGGCACGGCGTAGAGCGTGCGGCCGGTCAGGGCGGCGCCGGCGCTGTCGGTGAGCGTCGCCGAGACGCCCCCGAAGCCGGCGAGCGTCGCGCTCGACACCTGCCCGGGGGCGGTCGCCACGGCCGGCAGGCCGCCGGGGCGCACCGAGCACTGGGTGCCCCAGAGGGCGTACCCGGTGCCGAAGGGGAAGAGGCCGTCGACCCGCCAGGAGCTCGGGGTCGTGCCCGTGGAGGGCTGGCGCGCCGCGCAGGGCGCCGAGCCGCAGGGCACGACGGCCGTCGCCGTCGTCGCCGCCTCGGCGCTGCTGAGGTCGAAGCCGCTCCCGCCCGCTGCGACGGGGAGGGGGTACGTCGCGGCCGCACCGGACAGGGCGACGACGAGGGTGGCCGGGCGGTCGTACCGGATCGGCTGCGCCTTGGTCACGGTCGCCCTCTGCACGGACTGGCCGAGCGGGCCGTACGCCGTCGCGCGTCCGTCGACGCCGACGTAGCCGGCCGTCGTGACGCTCGCCTGGTACGTCGTCCCGGGCGCGAGGGCGGGGAAGACCGCGCAGCCGTCCCGCTGGGTGACGGCGGAGGCGACCGGGGTGCCGGCGAGCGCGAGCTGCACGGTGTGGCCGGCCAGGCCCTTGCCCGCGCGGTCCTGCACCGGGACGGTGAGCACGCCGGTCGTCGCCGTGGAGCCGGAGATCGGCAGGGCGAGGGTCGTCTCCTCGCGCACCGGCTGCGTGCCGCCCATGTCGGGCCAGGTGACGACGACCGTCACGCGCTTCTGCGCCGCGGCCCCCGTCGTGCCGTCGCAGGCGCTGACGCCCTTCGAGCGCACCGTGTCGAGGGCGGCCGTCGTGGTGACGGTGTACGTCCGCCCGGCGAGCTGGACCGTGCGGGTGCCGCTGACGACCTGGTCCGGCGTGAGGGCCCCGCGGACGGCCTCGACCTGCTGGGTGGCGAGGTTCGCCGCGACGGTGCGCGCCTCGCCGGACGCGCTCACGGCGAGGCCCTTGACGAGCACGCTCGCCGCGGCGGCGCCGAGGGCGGCGAAGAGCACCGTCGCGACGAGGACCTCGACGAGGCTGAACCCCTCGTCGCCGCGCCGCGCGCGCCCGCCTGCCGTGCCTGCCATGCCGCTCCTATCGGCCGGTCCGGCCCGCTCCTTGAGCGCTGCCGGTCCTGGGGACGCGAGGAGGGGCGGGCCCCCCGGGCCCGCCCCTCCTGCTGTGCTGCTGTGGTGCTGCGCGTCAGGCGCAGGCCGTCGAAGCGGTCGAGCCCGGGATCGCGGTGGGCGAGCCCGCGTTCGCGCCCTCGGTGGAGATGCGGTACTTCAGGCCGCCGCTGTTGTGACGGGCGCAGATGGTGTAGCCGCCGGACGGCTGCGTCGCGGCGAACTGCACGGTCACGTTCGCGCTCGGGTTGTAGCCCTGGCCCCGCAGACCGGCGCCGGCGGTCGCGATGTCCGTCGAGTAGGTGCCGCCGCTGTCCGTGGCGAAGGACTCCTCGGCGGTCGCGAGGTTGCGCAGCTCCGCCTTCGCGGACGCCTCCCAGCCCTTGGTGCGCTGGTTGAGGAAGGTCGGGATGGCGATGGCGGCGAGGATGCCGATGATGATGACGACGACGAGGAGCTCGATGAGCGTGAAGCCCGACTCCTTGCCCTCGAGGGCCTTGCGGATGCGAGCGAGCATGTGCGTCCGTCCTTTCGGGACCGTTCCGAGACGCCCCGCCGGTCCCTCCGCGGCCCTCACGGGCCGGCTGAGGCAGCTGGGCTGACCGCGACCCTGGTCGCGCGGTCCCCTGGCTCTGCGGACCCGCCTCGCGGC
It encodes the following:
- a CDS encoding type IV pilus modification PilV family protein — protein: MAGTAGGRARRGDEGFSLVEVLVATVLFAALGAAAASVLVKGLAVSASGEARTVAANLATQQVEAVRGALTPDQVVSGTRTVQLAGRTYTVTTTAALDTVRSKGVSACDGTTGAAAQKRVTVVVTWPDMGGTQPVREETTLALPISGSTATTGVLTVPVQDRAGKGLAGHTVQLALAGTPVASAVTQRDGCAVFPALAPGTTYQASVTTAGYVGVDGRATAYGPLGQSVQRATVTKAQPIRYDRPATLVVALSGAAATYPLPVAAGGSGFDLSSAEAATTATAVVPCGSAPCAARQPSTGTTPSSWRVDGLFPFGTGYALWGTQCSVRPGGLPAVATAPGQVSSATLAGFGGVSATLTDSAGAALTGRTLYAVPVGSTCTAPLRFPDPTSASATNVALPAGTWRIAADPTASTAGARQVTVTAGQVSPTTLAVTP
- a CDS encoding PulJ/GspJ family protein, producing MTRLRRALRRDEGTSLVELLVATVLTALLGAALVTTLLQGMRTTQLSDSRTANGQAVRTVLEAMTQALRTAADPSTAPGVDAFVAAGPTDVTFYAALGNRTGAIGADVPPSRVRFWFAPTGSGLGEVRQTVVPPDPGSTLTAATWSGAGTTRVLARSVVAPTAGCPLFVYQRRSDAPTAPCPATRLAVDTSTSTVPVAADGSVAAANLSRITAVEVWVTVRTDSLGGSDPSSPRRATSTGVDRVTLLNENLTT
- a CDS encoding type IV pilin protein produces the protein MLARIRKALEGKESGFTLIELLVVVIIIGILAAIAIPTFLNQRTKGWEASAKAELRNLATAEESFATDSGGTYSTDIATAGAGLRGQGYNPSANVTVQFAATQPSGGYTICARHNSGGLKYRISTEGANAGSPTAIPGSTASTACA